In a single window of the Melioribacteraceae bacterium genome:
- a CDS encoding 4Fe-4S binding protein translates to MQLNNSQILFTNKARCRDCYKCLRHCPVNAIKMEGGQAFVQIERCILCGTCLKECPQGAKQFRRDIEVVKKLIAENENIAVSIAPSFPALFEEWQWNRIPSLLRKLGFTFITETAEAAYHTAVETEHYFSKKNSGMCLSTACPSFVNYIEKYSSENVDSLTPIVSPMIAHARRLKRKLGYETKIVFIGPCLAKKAEAEREEHTGLIDAVLTFTELVEWIEEFQIDFKSFEPCEFDELVSGSSRLFSLSGGMAKTASLETDNLNSTIYAMSGIERIEDSIQSFQNTKSKILIEPLICASGCVNGPGLPRTENIYSRKDKVIRYSRLMQSDNTGASNNVDLRTGFDHSCGIKDNNFTEAQLRQILEQTGKTNEEDQLNCGACGYISCIENAKAILMNMVEIESCIPYMRRLAEQRTDKIIESSPNGIVIINNQLEILHVNPAFKKFFMCTNSIIGKRISYLIDPEPFVKVKDSETNMVEITQRHDSYGITCHQFIYKMPDEDQYIGIFVDITKNITDVEKLDTLREETIGKAQELLEHQIEMAQQLAKLLGENTAKGESLVENLLKLTQDEKMKNLNRKKNWLWDTYTSK, encoded by the coding sequence ATGCAACTGAACAATTCACAAATATTATTTACGAATAAAGCCCGGTGCCGCGATTGCTACAAATGCTTGCGGCACTGTCCTGTTAATGCTATTAAAATGGAGGGGGGACAAGCATTTGTTCAAATTGAAAGATGCATATTGTGCGGAACTTGTTTAAAAGAGTGCCCGCAAGGTGCAAAACAATTTCGACGTGATATTGAAGTGGTGAAGAAATTAATCGCCGAAAATGAAAATATAGCTGTGAGTATTGCACCCTCTTTTCCTGCTCTGTTCGAAGAATGGCAATGGAATAGAATTCCTTCACTACTCCGAAAACTCGGTTTTACGTTTATAACCGAAACTGCAGAAGCAGCCTATCACACGGCTGTAGAAACTGAACATTATTTCAGTAAAAAAAATAGTGGCATGTGTTTATCGACTGCATGCCCTTCGTTTGTAAATTATATTGAGAAGTACTCTTCTGAAAATGTAGACTCTCTCACTCCAATTGTATCCCCTATGATTGCACACGCCCGCCGCCTAAAAAGAAAATTAGGTTACGAGACTAAAATAGTTTTTATTGGTCCTTGCCTCGCTAAAAAAGCTGAGGCCGAGAGGGAGGAACACACCGGACTTATTGATGCTGTATTAACATTTACCGAGTTAGTAGAATGGATTGAAGAATTTCAAATAGACTTTAAATCATTTGAACCCTGTGAATTTGATGAATTAGTCAGCGGCTCATCCCGATTATTTTCACTTTCGGGTGGAATGGCAAAGACAGCATCTCTTGAAACGGATAACCTGAATTCTACAATTTATGCGATGAGCGGAATAGAGAGAATCGAAGACTCAATTCAATCATTTCAAAACACAAAATCAAAAATTTTAATTGAACCACTTATATGTGCTTCCGGATGTGTTAATGGACCCGGATTACCAAGAACTGAAAATATTTATTCTAGAAAAGATAAAGTAATCAGATATTCTAGATTGATGCAAAGTGATAATACAGGTGCATCAAATAATGTTGATTTGCGTACCGGATTCGATCATAGTTGTGGAATTAAGGATAATAATTTTACGGAAGCACAGTTAAGGCAGATTCTTGAGCAAACCGGTAAAACAAACGAAGAGGATCAATTAAATTGTGGTGCGTGCGGTTATATTTCCTGCATAGAAAACGCTAAAGCAATATTGATGAATATGGTGGAAATTGAATCATGCATACCTTATATGAGAAGATTAGCTGAACAACGTACCGATAAAATTATTGAATCATCTCCAAATGGAATTGTGATAATAAATAACCAGCTCGAAATTTTACATGTTAATCCCGCCTTTAAAAAGTTTTTTATGTGCACAAATTCTATAATCGGTAAAAGAATTTCTTACTTAATCGATCCGGAACCATTTGTAAAGGTGAAAGACTCGGAAACTAATATGGTTGAAATTACTCAACGGCATGATAGTTACGGAATTACATGTCATCAATTTATTTATAAAATGCCTGATGAGGATCAGTACATTGGAATTTTTGTGGATATAACTAAAAATATAACTGATGTTGAAAAGCTTGATACACTTCGCGAAGAAACTATTGGTAAAGCACAGGAATTACTTGAGCACCAAATTGAAATGGCTCAACAGCTCGCAAAATTACTGGGGGAAAATACCGCAAAAGGAGAATCACTGGTGGAAAATCTTCTGAAACTCACTCAAGATGAAAAAATGAAAAACCTTAACCGTAAAAAGAATTGGTTATGGGATACCTACACTTCGAAGTAA
- a CDS encoding 4Fe-4S binding protein, which produces MKTQLFNLASIKDKYLEHTSVIKRRIIVCAGTGCVANGSLKVFEEFRLQLIANNLAHLIEIKFEEEKKEAILISGSGCQGFCQMGPLITIDPDNIMYVKVKVEDVKNIVEKTLINNEVVDDLLYSDPTNNRHCLGVDDIPFYKRQSRFVLQKCGKINPEDINEYISLDGYEAARRAFVEMSDKDICDEIIFSGLRGRGGGGFPTGKKWDITRIEKGEKKFVICNGDEGDPGAFMDRSIMEGNPHSVIEGMMIAAKAIGADEGYIYVRTEYPFAVNRLKTAVKQAESMGLLGTNIFNSGINFKIHVMEGAGAFVCGEETALMASIMGQRGMPNPKPPFPSQCGLFEKPTIINNVETLSTVPLIIRKGAKHFIEIGTKKSPGTKTFALTGHVANTGLIEVPFGTTLREIVYNIGGGVTNDDGTLSNDGFKAVQIGGPSGGCLTEEHLDLPLDFDSLINIGAMVGSGGLVVMNKNTCMVKMAQFFMQFTQNESCGKCVLCREGTKQMLSLLNDIIEGNGSLETLELLEELGSAVKKGSLCGLGKTAPNPVLSLMNYFHEEYMAHVVHKRCPSKHCKALLTPHIDEEKCKGCGVCIKKCPTGAITGNKKEVHIINESLCIKCMACIDACRLNAVEVGA; this is translated from the coding sequence ATGAAAACGCAACTTTTTAATCTAGCATCTATTAAAGATAAATATTTAGAACATACAAGTGTAATTAAGCGCAGAATAATTGTATGTGCCGGAACAGGATGTGTTGCTAACGGTTCGCTAAAAGTATTTGAAGAATTTAGATTACAATTAATTGCCAATAATTTAGCACACTTAATAGAAATAAAGTTTGAAGAAGAAAAGAAAGAGGCTATACTTATCTCAGGAAGCGGCTGTCAAGGATTCTGCCAGATGGGTCCCCTAATTACTATTGATCCTGATAATATTATGTATGTAAAAGTAAAAGTTGAGGATGTAAAAAATATAGTAGAAAAAACCCTTATCAATAATGAGGTTGTGGATGATCTTCTTTATTCCGATCCCACTAACAACCGGCATTGTTTAGGTGTTGATGATATTCCGTTTTATAAAAGGCAATCAAGATTTGTATTGCAAAAATGTGGTAAAATAAATCCAGAAGATATTAATGAATATATCTCCCTCGATGGATATGAGGCAGCGCGTCGAGCTTTTGTAGAAATGAGTGATAAGGATATATGTGATGAAATAATTTTCTCTGGTTTGCGCGGAAGAGGTGGTGGTGGATTTCCAACAGGTAAAAAATGGGATATTACAAGAATTGAAAAAGGAGAGAAAAAATTTGTGATTTGCAATGGAGATGAGGGAGATCCCGGTGCATTTATGGATAGAAGCATTATGGAAGGAAATCCTCATTCGGTAATTGAGGGGATGATGATTGCAGCTAAAGCTATTGGAGCAGATGAAGGATATATATATGTCCGTACTGAATATCCATTTGCCGTGAACAGATTAAAAACTGCAGTGAAACAAGCTGAATCGATGGGACTGCTTGGTACTAATATTTTTAACTCAGGAATTAACTTTAAAATACATGTGATGGAAGGGGCCGGAGCTTTTGTCTGCGGAGAGGAAACAGCTTTAATGGCTTCCATCATGGGACAGCGAGGAATGCCTAATCCGAAACCACCATTCCCTTCACAATGCGGTTTATTTGAAAAACCAACTATAATTAACAATGTTGAAACACTTAGTACGGTTCCTTTAATTATTAGAAAAGGAGCAAAACACTTTATAGAAATTGGAACAAAGAAATCTCCTGGAACAAAAACATTCGCACTAACGGGTCATGTTGCCAATACTGGATTAATAGAAGTCCCATTCGGTACAACTCTACGTGAAATTGTTTATAATATCGGCGGCGGAGTTACAAACGATGATGGAACTCTAAGCAATGATGGATTCAAAGCTGTACAAATTGGAGGACCATCAGGTGGGTGCTTAACGGAAGAACATCTCGATCTGCCGCTAGATTTCGATTCACTTATCAATATCGGTGCGATGGTTGGTTCTGGCGGACTTGTTGTAATGAATAAAAATACCTGTATGGTAAAAATGGCTCAATTCTTCATGCAGTTTACTCAAAATGAATCATGCGGTAAATGTGTACTTTGCCGAGAAGGTACTAAACAAATGCTCTCATTACTGAATGATATTATTGAAGGAAACGGTTCTCTAGAAACTCTTGAACTGCTCGAAGAGCTTGGTTCAGCTGTAAAAAAGGGAAGTCTATGCGGACTTGGAAAAACCGCACCAAATCCCGTTCTATCTTTAATGAATTATTTCCATGAAGAATATATGGCCCATGTTGTTCATAAAAGATGTCCTTCGAAACATTGTAAAGCATTATTAACTCCTCATATTGATGAGGAAAAATGTAAAGGATGCGGTGTCTGTATCAAAAAATGTCCAACAGGCGCAATCACAGGAAATAAAAAAGAAGTTCATATAATTAATGAAAGCTTATGTATTAAATGTATGGCATGTATTGATGCATGCAGATTAAATGCGGTTGAGGTAGGAGCCTAA
- a CDS encoding PhnD/SsuA/transferrin family substrate-binding protein gives MILDKMLKNGLLIIIMGLFFIDASVAQNILPGEKTVKLVYSINAMNANSVRDATAVAQVLAAHIKRKYAQKENIEIVVTANREELVRQLKDGFELTVISTEEYLELRKQFNLIPSFTNLSNGRVGFRFLLVVHVDEKITNINELAGTDIYIQSQEKSETQDMLLNKLLKEEKLPNSKKFFRNIIKSPATNNVVLPVFFKRAKAALVTEESLKILSEINPQIEKKLKIIYRSPSFLLGLSCFNGNSNSLEIKKELSEIILSLHSDSYGKQLLDLFVSEKLVPYKDEYLNEYIELFGIKK, from the coding sequence GTGATATTAGATAAAATGTTAAAAAATGGACTACTTATAATAATTATGGGGCTGTTCTTTATTGACGCATCAGTAGCTCAGAATATTCTTCCCGGAGAAAAAACGGTAAAATTGGTTTACTCTATAAATGCTATGAATGCAAATTCGGTTAGGGATGCAACTGCGGTAGCGCAAGTACTGGCCGCGCATATAAAGCGAAAGTATGCACAAAAAGAAAATATTGAGATAGTCGTTACCGCAAACAGAGAAGAACTTGTTCGACAATTAAAAGATGGATTCGAATTAACGGTGATTTCGACAGAAGAGTATCTGGAGTTACGAAAACAGTTTAATCTTATTCCTTCATTCACAAATCTATCAAATGGAAGAGTTGGTTTTAGATTTTTGCTTGTAGTTCATGTGGATGAGAAAATCACAAATATAAATGAATTGGCGGGCACAGATATTTATATCCAATCCCAGGAAAAGTCTGAAACCCAGGATATGCTCTTAAATAAGTTATTAAAAGAAGAAAAATTACCAAACTCAAAAAAATTTTTTAGAAATATTATAAAATCACCGGCAACTAACAATGTTGTTCTACCGGTGTTTTTTAAGAGAGCAAAAGCCGCATTAGTAACGGAAGAATCATTAAAAATACTCAGCGAAATAAATCCTCAAATTGAAAAAAAATTGAAAATAATATACAGGTCCCCCTCATTTTTATTAGGACTTTCATGTTTTAACGGGAATTCTAACTCACTAGAAATTAAAAAAGAATTATCTGAAATAATACTTAGCCTTCATTCAGACAGCTATGGGAAACAGTTATTAGATCTATTTGTCTCCGAGAAGCTTGTTCCGTACAAAGATGAATATTTGAATGAATATATTGAACTATTCGGGATTAAAAAATAA
- a CDS encoding TolC family protein: protein MRHYKIYQVIILMILITTLIFAQENNYSNLTLEKCIQIALEKNKQNEIAQKLIKKSEAQLKQAESARMPQLEISSSAYINDEDINFIQPPLQVKIPPIDLLGMTLSLDKIDFPSQSFKIADNKSILTEAALTYPLYTGGKINSIIEQAKIGLKISKDDFRLSEREIKYNVKNTFYAVILARNISRIAGDALLRFEATYKLTESLFNSGSEKVNKLDYLKNKMTLEAFKGMNSTILSNYKTAVSALKFYMGIDQSEEISISEENPTYETGEAEKFLSNESLNELNINNQKLDNAIKVYESKVNEAQSEYYPSIALFGNFRRWDNSYDYANFTPENQNIFTVGIGLKWSVFNGFRTEGKIEEMEVEVSRFKSQKALLNEGLKMQKEKLLNELKEANEKVNFAKLAMMTAIENRELNLRAYQNEMASVSDFIESQLIEAILSSQHEAALYMQASTIFKIEQLFGDIR, encoded by the coding sequence ATGAGGCATTATAAAATTTACCAAGTAATAATTTTAATGATTCTGATTACAACATTAATCTTTGCCCAGGAAAATAATTATTCAAATTTAACTTTGGAAAAATGCATTCAGATTGCGCTGGAGAAAAATAAGCAAAATGAAATCGCACAGAAGTTGATAAAGAAAAGTGAGGCACAGCTAAAACAAGCCGAATCAGCCAGAATGCCACAACTTGAAATTTCTTCCTCAGCGTACATTAATGATGAGGACATAAATTTTATTCAGCCGCCATTACAAGTGAAAATCCCCCCTATTGATTTATTGGGAATGACATTATCACTGGATAAAATCGATTTTCCATCACAATCATTTAAAATTGCGGACAATAAGAGTATTCTAACTGAAGCGGCATTAACTTATCCTTTATACACAGGTGGAAAAATAAATTCTATAATTGAACAGGCAAAAATTGGGTTAAAGATATCAAAGGATGATTTTCGGCTTTCAGAAAGAGAAATTAAATACAATGTTAAGAACACCTTTTATGCTGTAATCTTAGCACGAAATATTTCTAGAATTGCCGGTGATGCCTTGTTAAGATTTGAAGCAACATACAAGCTTACGGAAAGTTTATTTAATTCAGGTTCTGAGAAGGTTAATAAACTGGATTATCTAAAAAATAAAATGACACTAGAAGCTTTTAAGGGTATGAACTCTACCATTTTAAGCAACTACAAAACTGCCGTATCAGCGCTTAAATTTTATATGGGAATAGACCAGTCGGAGGAAATATCTATTAGTGAAGAAAATCCAACTTATGAAACCGGAGAGGCTGAAAAGTTTTTATCCAATGAATCTTTGAATGAGCTTAATATAAATAATCAGAAACTTGATAATGCGATAAAAGTTTATGAGAGTAAAGTTAATGAAGCTCAAAGCGAATACTATCCTTCAATCGCATTATTTGGAAATTTTAGAAGATGGGACAATTCCTATGATTATGCAAACTTCACGCCCGAAAATCAGAATATTTTTACAGTCGGTATTGGATTAAAATGGTCAGTTTTTAATGGATTTCGGACTGAAGGAAAAATTGAAGAGATGGAAGTTGAAGTATCCAGATTCAAATCGCAAAAGGCGCTATTAAATGAAGGCTTGAAAATGCAAAAGGAAAAACTTTTGAACGAACTTAAGGAAGCTAACGAGAAGGTTAATTTTGCTAAACTAGCCATGATGACAGCGATTGAGAACAGAGAATTAAATTTGAGAGCATATCAGAATGAGATGGCCTCTGTATCCGATTTCATTGAATCACAGTTGATTGAGGCAATTTTAAGTTCTCAACATGAAGCGGCCTTATATATGCAAGCATCAACAATTTTTAAAATTGAACAACTATTTGGTGATATTAGATAA
- a CDS encoding PhnD/SsuA/transferrin family substrate-binding protein, giving the protein MMKTSRKYIALMALVSTVFILLISNILAQESKKKQITLGFYSSIVEEQNANELVESFKIWGEAIQKHSQDESFSKATINYNIYLTQKEFYDAIKSRQVEFVNLSSLDFYNMKLQNIVTPLLAPNKMASSKYIRYLLISHSSSTVNTVSDIKSGEIIVPNSYSLNLMKTWINVELKEKQTKPFKGKISITAKKQTENEALYGVFFKKNEYCVVNHSTFMIACELNPQLKKSLKLIATSPDLINNFLANIKGTDPAIVEILVQEGIQLQKHVWGKQLLDLMQAESMHKISLQDMFETEKMIIKYNSFYK; this is encoded by the coding sequence ATGATGAAAACCTCGAGAAAATATATAGCATTAATGGCACTGGTTTCAACAGTCTTTATATTGTTAATATCAAATATTCTTGCTCAAGAATCTAAGAAAAAGCAGATTACCCTTGGATTTTATTCAAGTATTGTGGAAGAGCAAAATGCAAATGAGTTAGTGGAGTCATTTAAAATATGGGGAGAGGCTATTCAGAAACACAGTCAAGATGAATCGTTTTCAAAAGCTACAATAAATTATAATATATACTTAACTCAAAAGGAATTTTATGATGCAATAAAAAGCCGCCAAGTTGAATTTGTAAATTTATCAAGTCTGGATTTTTATAATATGAAACTACAGAACATAGTTACTCCATTATTGGCTCCAAATAAAATGGCGTCTTCAAAGTATATCAGATATTTATTGATTTCTCACTCTAGCTCAACTGTTAACACTGTTTCCGATATTAAATCTGGCGAAATTATTGTCCCGAATTCATATTCATTAAATTTGATGAAAACTTGGATTAATGTTGAACTGAAAGAAAAACAGACAAAACCATTTAAAGGCAAAATTTCAATAACTGCCAAAAAACAAACTGAGAATGAAGCACTATATGGAGTGTTTTTTAAGAAAAACGAGTACTGTGTTGTTAACCATTCCACTTTTATGATAGCATGTGAACTTAATCCACAGTTAAAAAAAAGTCTTAAACTAATTGCAACTTCGCCAGATCTTATCAACAATTTCTTAGCCAATATAAAGGGAACCGATCCTGCAATAGTCGAAATTCTAGTACAAGAAGGAATTCAACTTCAAAAACATGTTTGGGGAAAACAATTACTTGATTTGATGCAGGCTGAATCGATGCACAAAATTAGTTTACAAGATATGTTTGAAACAGAAAAAATGATCATTAAATATAATTCTTTTTACAAGTAG
- a CDS encoding [FeFe] hydrogenase, group A, translating to MKTKTLTINGREVSFGDERNLLEVIRKANIEIPTFCYHSELSVYGACRMCVVDIAGKGITTSCTIKPEEGLKVKTHTQEVRNIRKIALELLLANHDKQCTSCVKSSSCKLQDLSNKLGVDKVRFKMTEAIKPLDISSDALVRDPNKCILCGDCVRACYEIQDIGAIDFAHRGSKVDVVPAFGKELAHVECVDCGQCARVCPTGAITPKYQTNEVWNAIDDPKKTVVVQIAPAVRVAIGELFGMKPGTLLMGQIVSSLKMIGFDKVFDTSFAADLTVIEEANEFISRKTRNENLPLFTSCCPGWVKYAEQYHPEYLTNLSTCKSPQQMFGAVAKEILPDQLGVKKENLVVVSIMPCTAKKVEANRDEFSSNGIKEVDYVITTQELASMIKQAGIKFEDLTPESLDLPMGFKTGAGVIFGNSGGVSEAVLRYASEKLTGVKLSNFEFHELRNDEPIREVEVHLNGTKVKMAIVSGLKNAKSLINKIQNGEMQFDIIEVMACPGGCIGGAGQPYIFDEKVKKERTRGLYDSDKTLQLHKSQDNPYIQDLYKNLLLEPNSHEAHKLLHTSYKNRKRIFETELSFIGSSNSQKVEIKVCVGTNCYLKKSQKLMSLLFKYVEMHGLAEKVEISATFCMEKCSEGPNVMIDDQHIPKCTLEKAVIALNEHIEKKSLLNFV from the coding sequence ATGAAAACGAAAACTTTAACAATTAATGGTAGAGAAGTTTCTTTTGGCGATGAAAGAAATCTATTAGAAGTAATTCGTAAAGCGAATATTGAAATCCCAACTTTTTGCTATCACTCAGAATTGAGTGTTTATGGGGCATGTAGAATGTGTGTTGTTGATATTGCCGGTAAGGGAATTACTACATCATGCACAATAAAACCTGAGGAGGGATTAAAAGTAAAAACTCATACTCAGGAAGTTAGAAATATCAGAAAAATTGCACTTGAATTATTATTAGCTAATCATGATAAACAATGCACTTCGTGTGTAAAAAGTTCGAGTTGTAAACTGCAGGATCTATCGAACAAACTTGGCGTTGATAAAGTACGTTTTAAAATGACCGAAGCGATCAAACCTCTTGATATATCTTCTGATGCACTGGTTCGCGATCCAAATAAATGCATACTTTGCGGTGATTGCGTTCGCGCTTGTTATGAAATTCAGGATATTGGTGCTATTGATTTTGCTCATCGTGGTTCTAAAGTAGATGTAGTTCCCGCATTCGGAAAAGAGCTCGCTCATGTGGAATGTGTTGACTGCGGCCAGTGTGCTCGTGTGTGCCCGACAGGAGCTATAACCCCAAAATATCAAACCAATGAAGTGTGGAATGCTATTGATGACCCTAAAAAAACTGTCGTTGTACAAATTGCCCCGGCTGTTCGCGTAGCAATCGGTGAATTATTTGGAATGAAGCCGGGCACCTTACTTATGGGACAAATAGTTTCCTCATTAAAAATGATCGGTTTCGATAAAGTTTTTGATACATCATTTGCCGCCGATTTAACAGTAATTGAAGAAGCAAACGAATTCATTTCAAGAAAAACTAGAAATGAAAATCTTCCCTTATTTACAAGCTGCTGTCCTGGCTGGGTTAAATATGCCGAACAATATCATCCAGAGTATTTAACTAATCTTTCAACATGTAAATCTCCTCAGCAGATGTTTGGGGCAGTTGCTAAAGAAATTTTACCCGATCAATTAGGAGTTAAAAAAGAAAATCTCGTAGTTGTGTCAATTATGCCCTGTACTGCAAAAAAAGTGGAAGCAAACAGAGATGAATTCTCTTCTAATGGTATTAAGGAAGTTGATTATGTTATTACAACTCAAGAATTAGCGTCGATGATAAAACAAGCGGGAATTAAATTTGAAGATTTAACTCCAGAATCACTCGATCTTCCGATGGGATTTAAAACCGGAGCTGGTGTAATATTCGGTAATAGCGGCGGTGTATCTGAAGCAGTTCTCCGTTATGCATCAGAAAAATTGACCGGTGTGAAATTATCTAACTTTGAATTCCATGAATTGAGAAATGATGAACCAATTCGGGAAGTAGAAGTGCATCTTAATGGTACTAAAGTTAAAATGGCAATTGTAAGCGGACTTAAAAACGCGAAATCTTTAATCAATAAAATTCAAAATGGGGAGATGCAATTTGATATTATTGAAGTGATGGCATGCCCGGGCGGTTGCATTGGAGGAGCAGGACAACCATATATATTTGATGAAAAAGTGAAAAAAGAGAGAACCCGTGGTTTATATGATTCGGATAAAACACTTCAATTGCATAAATCTCAGGATAATCCATACATACAGGATTTATATAAAAATTTATTGCTGGAGCCTAATTCACATGAGGCACACAAATTGCTCCATACAAGCTACAAAAATAGAAAACGTATTTTTGAAACAGAATTAAGCTTCATTGGAAGTTCAAATTCTCAGAAGGTAGAAATTAAAGTTTGTGTTGGTACTAATTGCTATCTGAAAAAATCTCAAAAATTGATGAGCTTATTATTTAAATATGTTGAAATGCATGGACTTGCAGAAAAAGTTGAAATTAGCGCTACCTTTTGTATGGAAAAATGTAGCGAAGGCCCAAACGTTATGATTGATGATCAGCATATCCCAAAATGCACTCTTGAAAAAGCTGTAATTGCATTAAACGAGCATATTGAGAAAAAGAGTTTGTTGAATTTTGTGTAA
- a CDS encoding SpoIIE family protein phosphatase — MGYLHFEVITEQIPKRLGKPSGDVTSTERDKTSTYHTLCDGVGSGAKANITATMCVARLGELIRTGLSIRQAFANIVHSMEDARKKDMPLAFFTVARILPDGVATILTYEMPEVIFISKRYATRLKILTQTFNDAVIGETNCILEKGEGILLFSDGISQAGLGKGLVNGWGIDGINKFVNDSLRAGCDVKKLPKLIIDEAKKLWKNEPGDDLSVSLILCRKGKIINLLTGPPVDPKNDESVVKKFLSNEGLKIVCGASTAKIVARELGKEFQINPNFKSEISPPDYEIEGIDLVTEGAVTLNQLYNIWDEDTSKLEKDSPVTILYSLLSVADRVNLYLGNSKNPASEDISFVQQGILKRDKIIKLLVEKLIAEQKLVHIEAL, encoded by the coding sequence ATGGGATACCTACACTTCGAAGTAATTACTGAACAGATTCCGAAGAGGTTAGGGAAGCCCAGCGGTGATGTAACAAGCACGGAAAGGGATAAAACTTCAACATATCATACTTTATGCGACGGGGTTGGATCGGGGGCAAAAGCAAATATAACTGCAACAATGTGTGTAGCGAGACTGGGTGAATTAATAAGAACCGGACTTTCAATAAGACAGGCATTTGCGAATATAGTCCATAGTATGGAGGATGCCAGAAAAAAAGATATGCCACTAGCTTTTTTTACGGTAGCCAGAATTTTACCAGATGGTGTGGCAACCATTCTTACTTACGAAATGCCAGAGGTAATTTTTATTTCTAAACGTTATGCAACAAGATTAAAAATACTTACTCAAACTTTTAATGATGCTGTAATTGGGGAAACAAATTGCATTCTTGAAAAAGGGGAGGGAATTTTACTCTTTAGTGATGGTATCTCACAAGCGGGGCTGGGTAAAGGTTTAGTGAATGGCTGGGGAATTGATGGGATAAATAAATTTGTTAATGATTCACTGCGCGCCGGATGTGATGTTAAAAAACTTCCTAAATTGATTATTGATGAAGCTAAAAAACTTTGGAAAAATGAACCCGGTGATGATTTATCAGTCAGTTTAATCCTTTGCCGTAAAGGAAAAATTATTAATCTGCTTACTGGTCCGCCGGTTGATCCTAAAAACGATGAATCAGTTGTAAAAAAATTTCTAAGTAATGAGGGATTAAAAATTGTATGTGGGGCTTCCACGGCAAAAATAGTAGCACGAGAATTGGGGAAAGAGTTTCAAATAAATCCCAATTTTAAGAGTGAAATTTCTCCCCCCGATTATGAGATTGAAGGAATTGATTTAGTTACAGAAGGAGCAGTAACACTAAATCAACTCTACAATATTTGGGATGAAGATACAAGCAAGTTGGAGAAAGATAGTCCCGTAACTATTTTATATTCACTTTTAAGCGTTGCGGACCGAGTCAATCTCTATTTGGGTAATTCTAAAAATCCAGCAAGTGAAGATATAAGCTTTGTTCAACAGGGAATATTGAAACGAGATAAAATAATTAAGCTTTTGGTAGAAAAGTTAATTGCCGAACAAAAACTTGTTCATATTGAAGCGTTATAA